Proteins co-encoded in one Bacillus carboniphilus genomic window:
- the fabF gene encoding beta-ketoacyl-ACP synthase II codes for MTKKRVVITGVGAVTPLGNDVPTTWNAIVEGKSGIGPLTRVNAEDFPAKVAAEIKDFDPEKYMHRKEVRKMDKFAQYALAASLMAVEDSGLKITDENATRVGVWIGSGIGGMETFENQFETLLNRGPRRVSPFMIPMMIPDMASGQVSIFLGAKGINSCTVTACASGTNSIGDAFKAIQRGDADAMVTGGAEAPITRMAVAGFCANTALSTNPDPNSASRPFDQNRDGFVIGEGAGIVVLEELEHALRRGATIYAEVVGYGATGDAHHITAPAPEGEGGARAMKIALEDGGLSPEDVGYVNAHGTSTDYNDKFETMAIKEVFGEHAYKLAVSSTKSMTGHLLGAAGGIEAIFTALAIKNGVLPPTINYETPDPECDLDYVPNEARHTELKAAISNSLGFGGHNATLAFRKYE; via the coding sequence ATGACAAAGAAGAGAGTTGTTATCACAGGAGTCGGTGCAGTCACTCCATTGGGTAATGATGTTCCGACTACATGGAATGCTATTGTAGAGGGGAAATCGGGCATCGGACCTTTAACAAGAGTGAATGCAGAAGACTTTCCAGCGAAAGTAGCCGCAGAAATAAAGGATTTTGATCCAGAAAAGTATATGCATCGTAAGGAAGTACGCAAAATGGATAAGTTTGCACAATATGCATTAGCTGCATCCTTAATGGCCGTTGAGGATTCTGGATTGAAGATTACAGATGAAAATGCAACGCGTGTAGGTGTATGGATAGGCTCTGGAATTGGTGGAATGGAAACATTTGAAAACCAATTTGAAACATTACTGAACCGTGGGCCACGCCGAGTAAGTCCATTTATGATACCGATGATGATCCCAGATATGGCTTCTGGGCAGGTTTCTATTTTCTTAGGAGCGAAAGGCATTAACTCTTGTACGGTTACCGCATGTGCTTCAGGTACTAACTCTATCGGCGATGCATTTAAAGCGATTCAACGTGGAGATGCTGACGCGATGGTTACAGGAGGAGCAGAAGCGCCAATTACTCGAATGGCCGTTGCTGGATTCTGTGCGAATACAGCACTTTCAACGAACCCAGACCCGAACTCAGCAAGCCGTCCATTTGATCAAAATCGTGATGGATTTGTTATTGGTGAAGGTGCAGGGATTGTAGTGTTAGAAGAGCTAGAGCACGCATTAAGACGTGGAGCAACGATTTATGCTGAGGTAGTTGGATATGGAGCAACAGGAGATGCTCACCATATTACGGCTCCAGCACCTGAGGGTGAAGGAGGAGCTCGCGCCATGAAGATTGCTCTTGAAGATGGCGGACTATCACCAGAAGATGTTGGATACGTCAACGCTCATGGTACTAGTACAGACTATAATGATAAATTTGAAACAATGGCGATTAAAGAAGTATTTGGTGAACACGCCTATAAATTGGCAGTTAGTTCGACGAAATCTATGACTGGCCATCTATTAGGCGCAGCTGGTGGTATTGAAGCCATCTTTACAGCATTAGCAATCAAAAATGGAGTATTGCCACCAACAATTAACTATGAAACACCAGATCCTGAATGTGACTTAGATTACGTGCCTAATGAGGCAAGACATACTGAATTAAAGGCTGCCATCAGTAATTCATTAGGTTTTGGTGGTCATAATGCAACACTTGCATTTAGAAAATATGAATAA